Proteins from one Pseudomonas grandcourensis genomic window:
- a CDS encoding helix-turn-helix domain-containing protein, which translates to MSVKTTVSETLCPISRAEAVVGDRWTVLVLRELFMGSHRFDDIQAQTGGTPQMVAARLKSMEADGLVERRAYSERPKRYEYHLTEKGDAFYSVVLALRAWGETWCKSPEEGLAVVYTHRSCGGPAGLGPLCAHCGQPLRRADLISEPSAAYVAERSARREVFKGSRGAAGE; encoded by the coding sequence ATGTCGGTGAAAACAACCGTTTCTGAAACCCTGTGTCCGATTTCCCGGGCCGAAGCCGTCGTGGGCGACCGCTGGACGGTGCTGGTCTTGCGTGAGTTGTTCATGGGCAGCCATCGTTTTGACGACATCCAGGCGCAGACCGGCGGCACGCCGCAAATGGTCGCGGCGCGCTTGAAAAGCATGGAGGCCGACGGGCTCGTAGAGCGCCGCGCTTACAGCGAACGGCCAAAACGCTACGAATATCACCTCACGGAAAAAGGCGACGCGTTCTACTCGGTGGTCCTGGCGTTGCGCGCCTGGGGCGAAACCTGGTGCAAGTCGCCCGAGGAAGGCCTGGCGGTGGTCTATACACACCGCAGTTGCGGCGGGCCCGCCGGGCTCGGTCCGCTTTGCGCCCATTGCGGGCAGCCCTTGCGCCGCGCCGACCTGATCAGTGAGCCGAGTGCCGCCTATGTCGCCGAACGCAGCGCCCGGCGCGAAGTGTTCAAGGGCAGTCGCGGAGCGGCGGGGGAATAA
- a CDS encoding isochorismatase family cysteine hydrolase — protein sequence MSKATYPLDRTAYLLVDPYNDFLSDGGKIYPLIEPIAKQVGLLDNLRTLDRTIRALNIPVVIVPHRRWEKGDYENWDHPSPTQCKVMHMHHFARGEWGGEWHPDFAPKDGDIVVQEHWGSSGFANTDLDFRLKQKGITHVIIVGLLANTCIEATARYAQELGYHVTLVRDATAAFKPEMMHSAHELNGPTFAHAILTTDELVAALAQAGA from the coding sequence ATGTCCAAAGCCACCTACCCTCTTGACCGGACTGCCTATCTGTTGGTCGACCCCTACAACGACTTTCTGTCGGATGGCGGCAAGATCTACCCCTTGATCGAGCCCATTGCCAAGCAAGTCGGCCTGCTCGACAACCTGCGCACGCTTGATCGCACCATTCGCGCGCTCAACATCCCGGTGGTCATCGTACCGCACCGCCGCTGGGAAAAAGGCGACTACGAAAACTGGGATCACCCGAGTCCCACCCAGTGCAAGGTCATGCACATGCACCACTTCGCACGGGGCGAATGGGGCGGTGAATGGCACCCCGATTTCGCGCCGAAGGACGGCGACATCGTCGTGCAGGAACATTGGGGCTCCAGCGGTTTTGCCAATACCGACCTCGATTTTCGTCTCAAGCAAAAGGGTATCACCCACGTGATCATCGTCGGCCTGCTGGCCAATACCTGCATCGAGGCAACCGCCCGTTACGCTCAGGAACTTGGCTATCACGTCACTCTGGTACGGGATGCGACCGCCGCCTTCAAGCCGGAGATGATGCATTCGGCCCATGAGCTGAACGGCCCGACCTTCGCTCACGCCATCCTGACCACCGACGAACTGGTTGCCGCGCTGGCACAGGCAGGTGCGTAA
- a CDS encoding aldehyde dehydrogenase (NADP(+)), protein MQLTGKLLIGNHDVAASEGTLKALNPATNQPLEPAFALGGVADVDRAATLADEAFDVYSHTPLAVRAAFLERIADNLDSVRGALAARAALETGVPEAQLEGEAIKAATQFRQFADVVRKGRFLQLAIDPAQPERQPRPRMDHRLQKIAIGPVAIFGASNFPIAYSVAGGDTASALAAGSTVILKAHNAHPGASEIQARAIRQAVQDSGLPEGVFSMVRGSGNAIGEALVDHPLIKAVTFTGSEQGGMALYRRAQLRPDPIPVFAEMTSVNPTFILPRALAERGAQIGDGFVERMLVNVGQACLKPAILVAVEGAGFEALRHAMSKRVSEAPARTMLTPGIHGAYLKGLCAMESAGASLVAVGSASTAEVDGRSALFEVDGQHFLAETLLSQEVFGPSALLVKVRDEDELLRVARSLKGQLSATLHLEQDDLPLARRLLPTLERRTGRIVVNAFAHPQEVCFATVHGGPFPATSDSRFTSVGMTAIERFLRPVAYQGFPDALLPEPLREGNPLGLPRLVDGH, encoded by the coding sequence ATGCAGTTGACCGGCAAGCTGCTGATCGGCAACCACGATGTCGCCGCCAGCGAAGGCACCCTGAAAGCGCTCAATCCCGCGACCAACCAGCCGCTTGAACCGGCGTTCGCACTGGGTGGTGTGGCCGACGTCGACCGGGCCGCGACCCTGGCCGATGAAGCATTCGATGTCTACAGCCATACCCCGCTCGCCGTGCGTGCGGCGTTTCTCGAACGCATCGCCGACAATCTCGATAGCGTTCGTGGAGCACTGGCTGCACGGGCCGCCCTGGAAACCGGCGTACCCGAGGCACAACTGGAAGGCGAGGCAATCAAGGCGGCCACCCAGTTCCGCCAGTTCGCCGATGTGGTGCGCAAGGGGCGCTTCCTGCAACTGGCCATAGATCCTGCACAACCGGAGCGTCAGCCACGCCCGCGCATGGACCATCGCCTGCAAAAAATCGCCATCGGCCCGGTGGCGATTTTCGGCGCGAGCAATTTCCCCATCGCCTACTCGGTGGCCGGCGGCGATACCGCCTCGGCGCTGGCGGCGGGTTCGACCGTCATTCTCAAGGCGCACAATGCGCATCCCGGTGCCTCGGAAATCCAGGCCCGCGCCATTCGCCAAGCGGTGCAAGACAGCGGATTGCCCGAAGGCGTGTTCTCCATGGTGCGCGGCTCCGGCAATGCCATCGGCGAAGCACTGGTGGATCATCCACTGATCAAGGCCGTGACCTTCACCGGTTCCGAACAAGGCGGAATGGCGTTGTATCGGCGTGCGCAGTTGCGGCCCGATCCGATTCCGGTCTTCGCCGAAATGACCAGCGTCAACCCGACCTTCATCCTGCCCCGGGCCCTCGCCGAACGGGGCGCGCAGATCGGCGATGGCTTTGTCGAGCGCATGCTGGTCAACGTCGGGCAAGCCTGCCTCAAACCGGCGATTCTGGTTGCCGTCGAAGGTGCGGGGTTTGAAGCACTGCGCCACGCCATGAGCAAGCGCGTGAGCGAAGCACCGGCACGCACGATGCTGACACCGGGCATCCATGGGGCGTACCTGAAGGGTCTGTGCGCAATGGAAAGCGCCGGCGCGAGCCTCGTCGCCGTTGGCTCGGCATCCACTGCAGAAGTCGATGGCCGCTCGGCGCTGTTCGAGGTCGATGGCCAACACTTTCTCGCCGAGACGTTGCTTTCGCAGGAGGTATTCGGCCCGTCCGCGCTGTTGGTGAAGGTCCGGGATGAAGATGAACTGTTGCGGGTCGCGCGCTCACTCAAGGGGCAACTCAGCGCGACCCTGCATCTTGAACAGGACGATTTGCCGCTGGCCCGTCGCTTGCTGCCAACCCTGGAGCGACGCACCGGGCGCATCGTAGTCAATGCCTTTGCCCATCCGCAGGAGGTGTGTTTCGCCACCGTGCATGGCGGGCCGTTTCCGGCCACCTCGGACAGTCGTTTTACTTCGGTGGGCATGACCGCCATCGAGCGTTTCCTGCGCCCGGTGGCTTACCAGGGCTTTCCCGATGCCCTGCTGCCGGAGCCTCTGCGCGAGGGTAATCCGTTGGGGTTGCCGCGCCTTGTGGATGGTCATTGA
- a CDS encoding IS1182 family transposase: MKRFIEGEARTQVTLLPECLDDYVAEENPVRVVDVFVDELDLGALGFEGVDPAATGRPAYHPAILLKIYIYGYLNRIQSSRRLEREAERNVELMWLTGRLAPDFKTIADFRKNNGKAIRSVCRQFVVLCRNLNLFSQSIIAIDGSKFKAVNNRDRNFTQGKVKARMQQIEQSIDRYLTAMDSADRATPEVAEAKAERLKEKIETLKKQMQKLKDIEAQLHDSPDQQISLTDPDARSMATSGRGTGTVGYNVQTAVDDKHHLIIAHEVTNVGNDRGQLSNMANQAREEIEAESLTVVADRGYYKGLEILACEQAGITTFVPKPLTSGSKAEGRFGKQDFIYVAASDEYRCPAGQLLTRRYSSVEDGMLLHCYYFSGCQSCAMQKQCTTGKERRVKRWEHEAVVDAMQARLDHDPTMMRRRRQTVEHPFGTLKYWMGSTHFLTKTLPRVSTEMSLHVLAYNLKRMMSIFGIAGLLEAIRA; this comes from the coding sequence ATGAAGCGATTCATTGAAGGTGAGGCTCGGACGCAAGTCACGTTGCTGCCTGAGTGCTTGGACGATTACGTAGCCGAAGAAAATCCAGTGCGAGTGGTCGACGTTTTCGTCGATGAACTCGACCTGGGTGCACTTGGGTTTGAAGGTGTTGATCCTGCTGCAACGGGGCGTCCGGCCTACCATCCAGCGATCTTGCTGAAGATCTATATCTACGGCTACCTGAATCGGATTCAGTCCAGCCGCCGGCTGGAACGGGAGGCCGAGCGCAATGTCGAGTTGATGTGGCTGACGGGACGTTTGGCTCCGGACTTCAAAACCATTGCCGACTTTCGCAAAAACAACGGCAAAGCCATTCGCAGCGTCTGCCGGCAATTCGTAGTGCTTTGTCGCAACCTCAATCTCTTCTCCCAATCAATCATCGCCATCGATGGCAGCAAATTCAAAGCCGTCAATAATCGCGACCGTAACTTCACCCAGGGCAAAGTGAAGGCACGCATGCAGCAGATCGAACAGAGCATTGACCGTTATCTAACGGCGATGGATTCGGCGGATCGGGCAACACCCGAAGTAGCCGAGGCCAAGGCCGAGCGGTTGAAAGAAAAGATAGAAACGCTGAAAAAGCAGATGCAGAAACTCAAGGACATCGAGGCGCAGCTCCACGACAGTCCAGACCAGCAAATCTCTCTTACCGATCCAGATGCACGCTCAATGGCCACGAGCGGCCGAGGCACCGGAACGGTTGGTTACAACGTCCAAACAGCTGTCGACGACAAACACCATCTGATCATTGCCCATGAGGTGACCAATGTTGGTAATGATCGTGGGCAACTGAGCAATATGGCGAACCAGGCGCGTGAAGAAATCGAGGCTGAATCGCTAACGGTGGTGGCCGACCGAGGCTATTACAAAGGTCTGGAAATCCTTGCTTGCGAGCAAGCCGGCATCACTACCTTCGTACCGAAACCCCTGACATCGGGCAGCAAAGCCGAAGGCCGATTTGGCAAGCAGGACTTCATCTACGTTGCTGCATCGGACGAGTATCGATGCCCTGCGGGACAGTTACTGACCCGGCGGTATTCGTCGGTGGAAGACGGCATGTTATTGCATTGTTACTACTTCTCGGGCTGCCAGTCCTGCGCAATGCAAAAGCAATGCACCACGGGTAAAGAGCGCCGGGTAAAGCGCTGGGAACATGAAGCCGTAGTCGATGCAATGCAGGCTCGGCTGGATCATGATCCAACGATGATGAGGCGTCGCCGCCAGACCGTTGAACATCCTTTTGGAACGCTCAAATACTGGATGGGAAGTACCCACTTCCTGACCAAAACCCTGCCGAGGGTAAGCACCGAGATGAGCCTTCATGTGCTCGCCTACAACCTCAAGCGAATGATGAGCATCTTCGGCATCGCAGGATTGCTTGAAGCGATCAGGGCGTGA
- a CDS encoding cupin domain-containing protein encodes MLRTHTRHTLGKLGLVLAAAGLATVASLSQAQETQPAPAMKSWQQGLHRTDLVHEDLGAANREVLQVLVDFDPGVTSPKHAHPGVEVAHVISGTFEYQLEGRAPVTLKAGDSLYIPEGVAHVAKNVGQGKASELATYIVNKGEPLLILKP; translated from the coding sequence ATGTTGCGTACCCACACCCGTCACACCCTCGGCAAGCTTGGTCTGGTCCTGGCCGCCGCAGGGCTCGCCACCGTAGCGAGCCTCTCTCAAGCCCAGGAAACACAGCCGGCCCCGGCGATGAAAAGCTGGCAGCAGGGCCTGCATCGCACCGACCTGGTACACGAAGACCTGGGCGCCGCTAATCGCGAAGTCCTTCAGGTGCTCGTGGATTTCGATCCGGGTGTGACGTCACCCAAACATGCTCACCCCGGTGTCGAGGTGGCGCACGTGATCAGCGGCACCTTCGAGTATCAACTGGAAGGGCGGGCACCGGTGACGCTCAAGGCCGGTGATTCGTTGTACATCCCCGAAGGCGTCGCCCATGTGGCGAAGAACGTGGGCCAGGGCAAGGCCTCGGAGCTGGCGACCTACATCGTGAACAAAGGCGAGCCGCTGCTGATCCTCAAGCCGTAG
- a CDS encoding class I SAM-dependent methyltransferase — protein sequence MKSSSLNSAEKFDTSRANEYGRQSRIALAGYDACQDLAACMLAASLGNVGSAKILVVGAGGTAQEIVAMAKLEPGWRFTAVDPSGPMLEAAKQQLDANNLLGRTAMHLGHVEDLAAGEAYDAATLIGVLHHLDGDDAKRRILRSIQAHLKPGAPLIVAGNQYAYASQPLLLAAWGQRWRQHGASPDEVKVKLGKILQGADPPHSEAAVQKLLNEAGFGNATRFFSSLFWGAWLTCKTA from the coding sequence TTGAAATCATCCTCTCTCAACTCAGCTGAAAAATTTGATACCTCACGGGCCAATGAGTACGGCCGTCAGAGCCGCATTGCACTAGCAGGATACGACGCTTGCCAAGACTTGGCGGCGTGCATGCTGGCGGCAAGCCTTGGCAATGTGGGATCGGCAAAAATACTTGTGGTGGGCGCTGGCGGTACCGCGCAGGAGATCGTTGCAATGGCCAAGCTTGAGCCGGGCTGGCGTTTCACTGCCGTTGATCCATCCGGGCCTATGCTGGAAGCAGCGAAACAGCAGTTAGACGCAAATAATTTGCTCGGAAGAACGGCCATGCATCTTGGGCATGTTGAAGACTTGGCAGCAGGTGAGGCATACGACGCAGCCACTTTGATCGGTGTACTCCATCATCTCGATGGGGATGATGCCAAGCGAAGAATATTACGATCCATTCAGGCTCATCTAAAGCCGGGGGCGCCGCTGATTGTCGCAGGGAATCAATATGCGTATGCCAGCCAGCCGTTACTCCTCGCTGCCTGGGGGCAACGGTGGCGGCAGCATGGAGCCAGCCCGGACGAAGTGAAGGTCAAACTTGGGAAAATCCTTCAAGGCGCCGACCCTCCACATTCCGAGGCAGCGGTTCAAAAGCTGCTGAATGAAGCAGGATTCGGGAACGCTACCCGTTTCTTCAGTAGCCTTTTCTGGGGAGCCTGGTTGACGTGCAAAACGGCCTGA
- a CDS encoding YkvA family protein: MKRILDRLRGWARKLKRQTMVLWFCYQHPQTPWLPKWISIFVVAYALSPIDLIPDFIPVLGYLDDVIILPLGILLAIRLMPAQVLEECQLKASEWEKSHVKRPVNRFSAVIVVLVWLVAVGTLGAYFL; encoded by the coding sequence ATGAAACGCATACTTGATCGTTTACGTGGCTGGGCCAGAAAGCTAAAACGGCAAACCATGGTTCTCTGGTTTTGCTATCAGCATCCACAAACACCCTGGTTACCCAAATGGATTTCGATTTTTGTCGTGGCGTATGCGCTGAGTCCAATCGACCTCATTCCTGATTTCATTCCTGTGCTTGGATACCTGGACGACGTGATCATTTTGCCGCTTGGCATTCTGCTCGCTATTCGGCTGATGCCTGCGCAGGTGCTCGAGGAATGTCAGCTCAAAGCGAGTGAGTGGGAGAAAAGCCATGTTAAGCGGCCAGTGAACAGGTTTTCTGCAGTGATCGTTGTATTAGTTTGGCTCGTTGCTGTGGGTACTTTGGGGGCTTACTTCCTCTGA
- a CDS encoding efflux RND transporter permease subunit: MKFSRFFITRPIFAAVLSLLILIAGLISLFQLPISEYPEVVPPTVVVHANYPGANPKVIGETVAAPLEQAITGVENMLYMSSQSTADGRLTLTVTFALGTDLDNAQVQVQNRVTRTEPKLPEEVTRIGITVDKASPELTLLVHLVSPDKRYDMLYLSNYAILNVKDELSRLEGIGDVKMFGIGDYSLRIWLDPNKTASRNLTATDVVNAVREQNRQVAAGQLGSPPAPNATSFQMSINSQGRLVTEEEFENVIVRSGADGEITRLKDIARIELGSNQYALRALLNNQEAVAMPIFQRPGSNAIDVSDQVRAKMAELKKRFPEGMDYEIVYDPTIFVRSSIEAVVHTLFEALILVVLVVILFLQTWRASIIPLVAVPVSLIGTFAVMHLLGFSLNALSLFGLVLAIGIVVDDAIVVVENVERNIESGLEPAEATQKAMGEVTGPIIATALVLCAVFVPAAFISGLTGQFYKQFALTIAISTVISAFNSLTLSPALAAVLLKAHGAPKDRFSKVLDRLFAGWLFKPFNRMFEKAGNGYVVAVARVIRGSSVALLVYAGLIAMTYMGFSTTPTGFVPTQDKKYLVTFAQLPDAASLDRTESVIRRMSTIAMNEPGFDSAVAFPGLSINGFTNSPNAGIAFIGLRPFDERKDPGLSAGAISASLNAKFGGIQDAYIAVFPPPPVQGLGTIGGFRLQIEDRGNLGYEELYKETMNIIGKGRSVPELANLFTSYTVNVPQVEAAIDREKAKTHGVAINDIFDTLQVYLGSLYANDFNRFGRTYQVNVQAEQQFRQEPEQIGQLKVRNDRGEMIPLATFVKVGPTSGPDRVSHYNGFVTAEINGSAAPGYSSGQAQKAIEKLLKEELPNGMTYEWTDLTYQQILSGNTALLVFPLCVLLAFLVLAALYESWSLPLAVILIVPMTLLSAIAGVIISRGDNNIFTQIGLIVLVGLACKNAILIVEFAKDKQDQGLSPLDAVLEACRMRLRPILMTSFAFIMGVIPLVTSTGAGSEMRRAMGVAVFSGMLGVTFFGLLLTPVFFVLIRRYIERKAARKAARVQALNVIDSEAH; the protein is encoded by the coding sequence ATGAAGTTCTCCCGGTTCTTTATCACGCGGCCGATCTTCGCCGCCGTCCTGTCGCTGCTGATCCTGATCGCCGGCCTCATCTCGCTGTTCCAGCTGCCGATCAGCGAATACCCGGAAGTGGTACCACCCACCGTGGTCGTCCACGCCAACTACCCCGGCGCCAACCCCAAGGTGATTGGCGAAACCGTGGCCGCGCCGCTCGAACAAGCCATCACCGGCGTCGAGAACATGCTGTACATGTCCTCGCAGTCCACGGCGGATGGCCGGCTCACGCTGACCGTGACCTTCGCCCTGGGCACCGACCTGGACAACGCCCAGGTCCAGGTGCAGAACCGTGTGACCCGCACCGAACCCAAGCTGCCGGAGGAAGTGACGCGCATCGGCATCACCGTCGACAAGGCCTCGCCCGAGCTGACGCTGCTGGTGCACCTGGTGTCGCCGGACAAACGCTACGACATGCTCTACCTGTCCAACTACGCGATCCTCAACGTCAAGGATGAGCTGTCGCGTCTGGAAGGCATTGGTGATGTGAAGATGTTCGGCATCGGTGACTACTCGCTGCGCATCTGGCTCGACCCGAACAAGACCGCGTCACGCAACCTGACCGCCACCGACGTGGTCAATGCGGTGCGTGAACAAAACCGTCAGGTGGCGGCCGGCCAACTGGGTTCACCGCCTGCACCCAACGCCACCAGCTTCCAGATGTCGATCAACTCCCAGGGACGGCTGGTCACCGAAGAAGAGTTCGAGAACGTGATAGTCCGCAGTGGTGCGGATGGCGAGATCACCCGCCTCAAGGACATTGCGCGGATTGAACTCGGCTCCAACCAGTACGCCCTGCGCGCACTGCTCAATAACCAGGAAGCGGTGGCGATGCCGATCTTCCAGCGCCCGGGTTCGAATGCGATCGACGTTTCCGACCAGGTGCGGGCGAAGATGGCCGAGCTCAAGAAGAGGTTCCCCGAAGGCATGGACTACGAGATCGTCTACGACCCGACCATCTTCGTGCGCAGTTCGATTGAAGCAGTGGTTCACACGCTGTTCGAAGCGCTGATCCTCGTGGTGCTGGTGGTGATCCTGTTCCTGCAAACCTGGCGCGCCTCGATCATTCCGCTGGTCGCCGTGCCGGTGTCGCTGATCGGCACCTTTGCCGTGATGCATTTGCTCGGGTTCTCGCTCAATGCGCTGTCGCTGTTCGGTCTGGTGTTGGCCATCGGTATCGTGGTCGATGACGCCATCGTGGTGGTGGAGAACGTCGAGCGAAACATCGAGTCGGGACTTGAGCCGGCCGAGGCCACCCAAAAGGCCATGGGCGAGGTGACCGGGCCGATCATCGCCACGGCATTGGTGCTGTGCGCGGTCTTCGTGCCAGCAGCGTTCATTTCCGGCCTGACCGGGCAGTTCTACAAGCAGTTCGCCCTGACCATCGCCATCTCCACGGTGATCTCGGCGTTCAACTCGCTGACCTTGTCGCCGGCATTGGCGGCGGTGTTGCTCAAGGCCCACGGCGCGCCGAAAGACCGTTTCTCCAAAGTGCTGGATCGGTTGTTCGCGGGCTGGCTGTTCAAGCCCTTCAACCGGATGTTCGAAAAGGCCGGCAATGGCTACGTGGTGGCGGTGGCCAGGGTCATTCGCGGCAGCAGCGTGGCCCTGCTGGTTTACGCTGGCCTGATCGCCATGACGTACATGGGTTTCAGCACCACGCCGACCGGTTTTGTGCCGACCCAGGACAAGAAGTACCTGGTGACCTTTGCGCAATTGCCCGATGCGGCCAGCCTTGACCGCACCGAGTCGGTGATCCGGCGCATGAGCACCATCGCCATGAACGAACCGGGCTTCGACAGTGCCGTGGCGTTCCCCGGCCTGTCGATCAATGGTTTCACCAACAGCCCGAATGCCGGCATCGCGTTCATCGGCTTGCGTCCTTTCGATGAGCGCAAGGATCCAGGCCTGTCCGCCGGGGCGATTTCCGCTTCGCTGAATGCCAAGTTCGGCGGTATCCAGGATGCCTACATCGCGGTGTTCCCGCCGCCACCTGTGCAAGGCCTGGGCACCATCGGCGGGTTCCGCCTGCAGATCGAAGACCGGGGCAACCTGGGCTACGAAGAGCTGTACAAGGAAACCATGAACATCATCGGCAAGGGGCGCAGTGTTCCGGAACTGGCCAACCTGTTCACCAGCTACACGGTCAACGTGCCGCAAGTCGAAGCCGCCATCGACCGCGAAAAAGCCAAGACCCATGGCGTGGCGATCAACGATATCTTCGACACCTTGCAGGTGTACCTCGGTTCGCTGTACGCCAACGACTTCAACCGTTTTGGCCGTACCTATCAGGTCAACGTCCAGGCCGAGCAGCAGTTCCGCCAGGAGCCGGAGCAGATCGGCCAGTTGAAGGTCCGCAACGACCGTGGAGAGATGATTCCACTGGCCACGTTCGTCAAGGTCGGCCCGACGTCGGGGCCTGACCGGGTCTCGCACTACAACGGCTTCGTCACCGCGGAAATCAACGGCAGTGCAGCCCCCGGCTACAGCTCCGGCCAGGCACAAAAAGCCATCGAGAAACTGCTCAAGGAAGAACTGCCCAACGGCATGACCTACGAGTGGACCGACCTGACCTACCAACAGATCCTCTCCGGCAACACCGCGTTGCTGGTGTTCCCGCTCTGCGTCCTGCTGGCGTTCCTGGTACTGGCCGCGTTGTATGAAAGCTGGAGCCTGCCGCTGGCGGTGATCCTGATCGTACCGATGACCCTGTTGTCGGCGATTGCCGGGGTGATCATCTCCAGGGGCGACAACAACATCTTCACCCAGATCGGCTTGATCGTGCTGGTGGGCCTGGCGTGCAAGAACGCGATCCTGATCGTCGAGTTCGCCAAGGACAAACAGGACCAGGGCCTGTCGCCGCTGGACGCTGTACTGGAGGCTTGCCGCATGCGTCTGCGGCCGATCCTGATGACGTCGTTCGCCTTCATCATGGGGGTGATTCCACTGGTGACTTCCACCGGGGCCGGTTCGGAAATGCGCCGGGCCATGGGGGTCGCCGTGTTCTCCGGGATGCTCGGGGTGACCTTCTTCGGGTTGCTGCTGACGCCGGTGTTCTTTGTCCTGATTCGTCGCTACATCGAACGTAAAGCCGCGCGCAAGGCGGCCCGGGTTCAAGCGCTTAACGTTATTGATTCGGAGGCACATTGA
- a CDS encoding organic hydroperoxide resistance protein: MINAIDTVLYTGKTHTTGGRDGQARSTDGRLDIKLSPPGSSGAGTNPEQLLAAGWSACFIGAMGKACVALKVALPSDVAVDAEIDLGKSENAFFLQARLNVSLPGLDPTIARSVVEMAHQTCPYSKATRGNIDVEINLV, from the coding sequence ATGATCAATGCAATCGATACCGTGCTGTACACCGGCAAGACCCACACCACCGGCGGCCGCGACGGTCAGGCGCGCAGCACCGATGGACGTCTGGACATCAAGCTTTCGCCTCCCGGCTCTTCGGGTGCCGGCACCAACCCTGAGCAACTGCTGGCGGCGGGTTGGTCGGCTTGTTTCATCGGGGCGATGGGCAAAGCGTGCGTCGCGCTGAAAGTGGCCTTGCCGAGCGACGTTGCGGTGGATGCCGAAATCGATCTGGGCAAATCCGAAAACGCTTTCTTCCTTCAAGCCCGTCTCAATGTCAGCCTGCCGGGCCTGGACCCGACCATCGCACGCTCCGTGGTGGAAATGGCGCATCAGACGTGCCCGTACTCCAAGGCGACCCGCGGCAACATCGACGTCGAGATCAATCTGGTTTGA
- a CDS encoding TolC family protein: protein MNAFKLFLPSLLVAALAACTVGPDYKTPDTAPAKVVSAQGANYDQSRFETVWWQQFDDPTLNQLVGKALNGNRDLRVAFARWKAARAIRDDVSNDNLPVVTSRVSSQQGKSQVPGQSVNRVNTERYDLGLDMAWEIDLFGRIQRELESSDAREDATAADLYQLRVTMIAELVDAYGQLRGAQLREKIALANLKNQSESRAVTVSLRDAGVGNELDVVRADARLAAVEASVPQLQAEQVHHKNRIATLLGERPDTLSIDLSPKDLPAIAKALPIGDPGELLHRRPDVLAAERRLAASTADVGVATADLFPRVSLSGFLGFTAGRGSQIGSSAARAWSLGPSITWAAFDLGSVRARIRGANADAEGALATYEQQVLLALEESENAFSDYGKRQQRLLSLIRQSESSRAAADLAATQYKEGVVDYLVLLDAQRERLNAEDAQALGETDQYRAIVAIYKSLGGGWDSGDTRLAKNN, encoded by the coding sequence ATGAACGCTTTCAAGCTCTTCCTTCCCAGTCTCCTGGTCGCGGCATTGGCCGCCTGCACTGTAGGGCCTGATTACAAGACCCCCGATACGGCGCCGGCGAAAGTCGTCTCGGCACAAGGCGCCAACTATGATCAGTCGCGTTTCGAAACAGTGTGGTGGCAGCAATTCGACGACCCCACGCTGAATCAGCTGGTCGGCAAAGCGCTCAATGGCAACCGCGATCTGCGCGTGGCCTTCGCCCGCTGGAAAGCCGCCCGGGCCATCCGCGATGACGTCAGCAACGACAACCTGCCGGTGGTCACCAGTCGGGTCAGCAGCCAGCAGGGCAAGTCGCAAGTGCCGGGGCAGAGCGTGAATCGGGTCAACACCGAGCGCTACGATCTGGGCCTGGACATGGCCTGGGAGATCGACCTGTTCGGGCGCATCCAGCGTGAACTGGAATCCAGCGATGCCCGGGAAGACGCCACGGCGGCAGACCTGTATCAACTGCGGGTGACCATGATCGCCGAGTTGGTGGACGCCTATGGTCAGCTGCGCGGTGCGCAACTGCGGGAAAAGATCGCCCTGGCCAACCTCAAGAACCAAAGTGAATCGCGCGCCGTGACGGTGAGCCTGCGTGATGCTGGCGTGGGCAACGAACTCGACGTGGTGCGTGCCGATGCGCGGTTGGCGGCGGTCGAGGCGAGTGTGCCGCAGTTGCAGGCGGAGCAGGTGCACCACAAGAACCGCATCGCCACGCTGCTGGGCGAACGCCCGGACACCCTGAGCATCGACCTGAGTCCGAAGGACCTGCCGGCCATCGCCAAGGCATTGCCGATTGGCGATCCCGGCGAACTGTTGCATCGGCGTCCGGATGTGCTCGCGGCAGAGCGCCGGTTGGCGGCGTCAACGGCGGATGTCGGCGTGGCCACCGCCGACCTCTTTCCACGGGTGAGCTTGAGTGGGTTCCTCGGGTTCACGGCGGGGCGTGGTTCACAAATCGGTTCCAGTGCCGCCCGCGCCTGGAGCCTGGGGCCGAGCATTACCTGGGCCGCGTTTGACCTGGGCAGTGTGCGGGCGCGCATTCGCGGCGCAAACGCCGACGCCGAGGGTGCATTGGCAACCTATGAGCAACAGGTTTTGCTCGCACTGGAGGAATCGGAAAACGCCTTTAGCGACTATGGCAAACGCCAGCAACGCCTGCTGTCGTTGATCAGGCAAAGCGAGTCGAGTCGCGCAGCGGCCGATCTGGCGGCGACGCAATACAAGGAAGGGGTGGTGGACTACCTGGTGTTGCTGGACGCGCAACGTGAGCGGCTGAACGCCGAGGATGCCCAGGCACTGGGGGAGACCGATCAGTACCGCGCCATTGTGGCGATCTACAAATCCCTGGGCGGTGGTTGGGACAGCGGCGATACCAGGCTGGCGAAAAACAACTGA